Part of the Planctomycetota bacterium genome is shown below.
CGCGTCCGACGCGTTTCTCGTGATCATCGGCGGCCGCGCGGGTGTCGACCAGCGCGAGCCCCGCCAGCGAGTCGCCGAACGCCGCGGCATACGCCAACGCGACATAGCCGCCCATGCTCAGGCCCGCGAGCACCACGGGCAACGCCGACAGTTCAGAAAGGACTTCATGCAACGCCCCGGCGAGCGAGTCGATCTGGCAGGGCTTGGCCGGCTTTGCCTCGCCGAACCCCGGCAGATCGACGTTGATCACCCGTGCTTCGTCGCCGAGCCGTTCCGCGACCGGTGCCCATACCCGGCGATCCAGCGGGAAGCCGTGAACCAAACACACCGCCTTGCCTTTCCCGTTGTCATCGAAAGCGACCGTTCCCAGCGAGGTTTGGAGCGTCGGCATCGCGCGATGATAACAGAAAGACGAAGTGCCCGTGAGTCGGGGCGAGGTGAAACAACGCGCTACCATCGCCCCCGCAAGGGGACTGCCATGGCCGTTCAGGACGAACTTACCAACCTCCGTGCCGAGCTGACGGCCGTGACGAATGTGAGTCGCATGCTCGCCGAGAGCCGCGACCTGCCGATGCTGCTTGAGCGCACGGTCAAGCTCATCACCGACGTGATGGGCGTGAAGGCCGCGTCGATCCGATTGTTGGATACGACCCAGGATGAACTGACAATCGCCGCCAAACACGGCCTCTCGGACGCGTACCTCGGCAAAGGCAAGATCAGCTTCACCGCGGCGAAAATCGATCAGGCGGCCCTCTCGCCGCGCGGCTGGGAACTTGTCGAACAAGTCACCGACGACCCGCGGGTGCTGTTTCGTGAGCAGGCGATCCGCGAAGGGATCGTGAGCATCCTCGTGGCGGGGATGCGATATCTCGGTAAGCCGATCGGCGTGCTGCGTGTGTACACGGACAAGCCACGCCGTTTCTCCGAGCGGGAGATCGACCTGCTGCGCACCGTCGCGTCGATGGCGGCGGCGGCGATCGAGAACGTACGCCTCGCCGACGAAGCCCGACAGGTCGAGCGCGATGCCGAACGGCTCGAGCGTCAGGTCCAACTCGCCGCGAACGTCCAGCAGCGCATGCTGCCCAAGGGGCCGCCCGAAATCGAGGGCATGTCGTTGGCCGGCATCTACCAGCCGGCGCAGGAACTCGCCGGCGACCTGTACGACTACATCCCGCTGCCCGAGGAAAACCACGGCCTGCTCGTGGCCGACGTGAGCGGCAAGGGCGTGGCGGCCGCGTTGGTCGGCATGGCCGTGCGTGCATCGTTGCGGGCGCAGGTCGATTACAAGTATGACCTTTCCGAGTCGATCGCCGGGCTCAACCACATGCTCTACCGGGACACGCGGCCCGGCGAGTTCGTCACGCTGTTCTACGCCGTCCTCGACGCCCAGGCGCGGCGGCTGACGTACTGCGCTGCCGGTCACCCGCCCGCGCTGCTGTGGCGTAACGGCAAGCTACGGGAACTCACCACCGATGACATGTTGCTCGGCATCGACCTCGACGCGACGTTCGGGCAGGGCGTGTTCAAGCTCAGGTCCGGCGATCGGATGCTGATCTACACGGACGGCTTTCCCGACGCGGAGGATTTTCGTGGCGAGCACTTCGGCGAGGAGCGTGTGGCGGAAGCGTTCACGGAGGCGGCCAAGTTGGAGAGTGCGGGGGCGATGGCCGAGCACATGCGACGGATGTTACGGAACTTCGTCGGTCTTGCCGACCGCAACGACGACGTCACGTTCATCACGCTGCACGTCGAGTGACGCAATCAGAACGGCAGGAGCTTCCGCAAACGCAGCCGCCAGCGGAGGCGGCGCAGGGCGAGATTGCCGGGTTCGAGCAGCAGGCCGTGCCGCAGGGCAACGCGGGCGTTGCCGATCTCTCCGTGGCGGGCGAGCGCGAGTGCGAGGTTGTGCCAGGCGGCCACGCGTTTCGGATCGATCTCCAGCGCCCGTCGCAGCGCGTTGAGCCCTTCCGCGACACGATCGGCACGGCATTCGGCAACCCCCAGGCGGTGCCAGACTGCCGCGTCGTTGGGGCGAACCAGGAGCAGCTTGCGCAGCGCCGCGGCACAGCCGGCGTCGTCGCCGATTGCGTCGGCCTCGCGGGCCACGGACTCGAGCACGTCCACGTCTCGCGGCCGGCGAAGCAGTTCCGCGCGGAGGTGTCGTTGTGCAAGACCGACGTCACCGCGACGTGCCGCGATTGTGGCAAGCTGCAAGTGAACACGGGGGAACGTCGGGTCGCCGGCCGCCGCGTTGCTCAGCGCGTCCCAGGCCGCTTCGATGTCGCCTTCCGCCGTGTGCAGCCGACCCAGGAGCGAGAGCGTGGCCGGCTCCTGTGGGGCGATGTCGGACAGTGCTGTCAGTACCGGACGCGCCGCGCGGGGGTCGTCGGCATCGAGAAGCATCCGTGCCAGGTGTGCCAGCAGGTCCGGCCGAGTTGGATCCTGCGGCGTGGTTCGGCCGATGCCTTCACGCAACGATCGCAACGCCAGCGCGGTTTGCCCATCGGCTTCGAGGCAGAGGGCGAGCCGGGCGATGACCGCACCGCGGGGAACCATCGGTTCGCTCGTGTCGATCGCCAGGCAACGCCGGTAACACCAGATCGCGCGGCGGTGCAGCCCGCGCATTTCCAGCGACCGGCCCATGTTGAAAAAGCTGCGCGGACAACGCTCGTCAAGCTGCTGCGCCATGTAGAACATGGCTTCGGCCCGGTCATGCTCACCGAGCTCGGCGTGGCACACGATGCGGTTGACGATGCCGGGCATGAACTTCGGATCGAGCGTGCATGCGGCGGCGAACTGCTCGATCGCTTCCCGGTCATTGCCGCGTTCGTGAAGGGCGGCACCGAGGTGATTCAGGGTGTGTGGTTCGTCCGGGTCGAGCTCGACGGCGCGGCGGTAGGCAGCGAGCGCGGCGACCGGGTCGCCGACCGCGTCGAGCGCGAGGCCCAGTTCGATGTGCGCCGGCGCGTCCCACGGGCCGTCGGCTTCGAGGTTGTCCCGGAGCAGGTCGACCGCGTCGGCGGCATTGCCGGCCTCACGCAACTCACGGGCCTCGACGACAAAACCCGGCTCGGCGTCGCCGGTGAAGTTCGCCCAGCCTTGGGGCGCGTGTTGCGGAGGATCGAAGATGCCGCCGAGGTCGTCGTCGAACGGATCGTTGCCGCCGTTCCAGTCGCCCTCGGAATCAAACGGCAGGTCGTCCGTGAAGTCCGGCTCGGAGGAATGGCCTTCAAAGCCGGGCTCATCGGGGAAGCCGAAGTCGTCGGAATCGCCGGTCATGACGCATCTCCGTTCTACGCGTTGGGGGCAAAACACACAAGTTCGCGCCGGCCCGAACCGTGCGAAATGTCGGGGAAACTTCGCAAACCCTTAACC
Proteins encoded:
- a CDS encoding alpha/beta hydrolase; the encoded protein is MPTLQTSLGTVAFDDNGKGKAVCLVHGFPLDRRVWAPVAERLGDEARVINVDLPGFGEAKPAKPCQIDSLAGALHEVLSELSALPVVLAGLSMGGYVALAYAAAFGDSLAGLALVDTRAAADDHEKRVGRDRMIQLVQREGTEAITNAMFDDMLAHPHDNTPAVHDLRNIMNHCPPHTIERALRAMKLREDRTDLLPTLDLPAVVIVGEHDRITPVDEAERMSAALPHGKLKVIPDAGHMAPLEQPDAVAEALRTLLV
- a CDS encoding GAF domain-containing SpoIIE family protein phosphatase, producing the protein MAVQDELTNLRAELTAVTNVSRMLAESRDLPMLLERTVKLITDVMGVKAASIRLLDTTQDELTIAAKHGLSDAYLGKGKISFTAAKIDQAALSPRGWELVEQVTDDPRVLFREQAIREGIVSILVAGMRYLGKPIGVLRVYTDKPRRFSEREIDLLRTVASMAAAAIENVRLADEARQVERDAERLERQVQLAANVQQRMLPKGPPEIEGMSLAGIYQPAQELAGDLYDYIPLPEENHGLLVADVSGKGVAAALVGMAVRASLRAQVDYKYDLSESIAGLNHMLYRDTRPGEFVTLFYAVLDAQARRLTYCAAGHPPALLWRNGKLRELTTDDMLLGIDLDATFGQGVFKLRSGDRMLIYTDGFPDAEDFRGEHFGEERVAEAFTEAAKLESAGAMAEHMRRMLRNFVGLADRNDDVTFITLHVE
- a CDS encoding tetratricopeptide repeat protein yields the protein MTGDSDDFGFPDEPGFEGHSSEPDFTDDLPFDSEGDWNGGNDPFDDDLGGIFDPPQHAPQGWANFTGDAEPGFVVEARELREAGNAADAVDLLRDNLEADGPWDAPAHIELGLALDAVGDPVAALAAYRRAVELDPDEPHTLNHLGAALHERGNDREAIEQFAAACTLDPKFMPGIVNRIVCHAELGEHDRAEAMFYMAQQLDERCPRSFFNMGRSLEMRGLHRRAIWCYRRCLAIDTSEPMVPRGAVIARLALCLEADGQTALALRSLREGIGRTTPQDPTRPDLLAHLARMLLDADDPRAARPVLTALSDIAPQEPATLSLLGRLHTAEGDIEAAWDALSNAAAGDPTFPRVHLQLATIAARRGDVGLAQRHLRAELLRRPRDVDVLESVAREADAIGDDAGCAAALRKLLLVRPNDAAVWHRLGVAECRADRVAEGLNALRRALEIDPKRVAAWHNLALALARHGEIGNARVALRHGLLLEPGNLALRRLRWRLRLRKLLPF